A section of the Sander vitreus isolate 19-12246 chromosome 19, sanVit1, whole genome shotgun sequence genome encodes:
- the LOC144534604 gene encoding sialoadhesin-like encodes MINAASSTHRPKANLSADNGALPARGSVTLICSVNPSSSSLSSSSSWKYFWYRGDKTSEPLTSQDAVFLSTGQIRVSQEGVYRCIGGRGSPVYYTEYSDSINIHKIVTNRAVVILQPNWPEIYSGETITLRCEIQGGDTEWEYEWMTTSSYKPPNLNEYRIRSVPSYRGDYWCKGRLKRAQQNSTEWSISFTFTAPYNNRFHTHYSEPKFVWSGDVHSLASLTVSPDRVQHFTSDSVSLSCEGSSTKWRVKRFSVNGYPSYLSHCSHWGTMAGSTCYLDRQYSWLSNTVYWCESGSGEFSNAVNITANFHIILVSPVHPVTEGESVTLGCRCWTEKILSNVTFYKNDKLIQYDTRVDVKISAVSKSDEGFYRCEYSGHLSPQSWMSVKSSSSPFPVLLVAGLVSGILVIVLLPLLLLCWYTKAKGMMRDDAAVGSDYSNVNPDSTAASRGFIIQYLP; translated from the exons ATGATCAATGCTGCTTCATCAA CACATAGACCAAAGGCTAACCTGAGTGCTGACAACGGAGCCCTTCCAGCAAGGGGCAGTGTGACCCTGATCTGCTCTGTGAACCCatcctcatcatcattatcatcatcatctagTTGGAAATACTTCTGGTACAGAGGAGATAAAACCTCTGAACCCCTGACCTCACAAGATGCTGTCTTCCTTTCAACTGGACAGATCCGTGTCTCACAGGAAGGAGTCTACAGGTGCATTGGAGGAAGAGGGAGCCCTGTCTACTACACAGAGTACAGTGATTCAATCAATATTCACAAAATTG TCACAAACAGGGCTGTTGTGATCCTGCAACCCAACTGGCCTGAGATATACTCTGGAGAGACGATCACTCTTCGATGTGAGATCCAGGGAGGAGACACTGAATGGGAGTATGAGTGGATGACAACCAGCTCATATAAACCTCCAAACCTAAATGAATACAGGATTAGATCTGTTCCATCCTACAGGGGAGACTACTGGTGTAAGGGCAGACTGAAAAGAGCACAACAGAATTCAACAGAGTGGAGTATTTCCTTCACATTCACAGCACCTTATA ATAACAGATTTCACACTCATTACAGTGAACCAAAGTTTGTCTGGTCTGGAG atgTTCATTCATTAGCATCTCTCACAGTGAGTCCTGACAGAGTGCAACATTTCACCTCTGACTCTGTGTCACTGAGCTGTGAGGGAAGCTCTACTAAGTGGAGAGTGAAAAGGTTTTCTGTGAATGGCTACCCGTCATATTTGTCACACTGCTCTCACTGGGGGACAATGGCTGGATCCACATGCTACCTAGACCGTCAGTATTCCTGGCTCAGTAACACAGTGTACTGGTGTGAGTCAGGATCAGGAGAGTTCAGCAATGCAGTCAACATCACTGCAAATT TTCATATTATCCTGGTGAGCCCTGTCCATCCTGTCACTGAGGGAGAGTCTGTTACACTTGGCTGCAGGTGCTGGACAGAAAAAATACTTTCCAATGTGACTTtctacaaaaatgacaaactcATCCAATATGACACCAGAGTGGACGTGAAGATCTCTGCAGTGTCAAAGTCGGACGAAGGCTTCTATAGGTGTGAATATTCAGGACATTTGTCACCACAGAGTTGGATGTCAGTAAAAT CGTCCAGCTCTCCATTTCCTGTGCTGTTGGTCGCTGGGCTGGTTAGTGGTATCTTAGTGATAGTTCTCCTGCCATTACTACTGCTGTGTTGGTATACAAAAGCAAAGG GAATGATGCGTGATGATGCAGCGGTGGGCTCTGACTACAGCAATGTGAATCCAGATTCAACTGCAG CCTCCAGAGGCTTCATAATCCAGTACCTGCCATGA